A single window of Jaculus jaculus isolate mJacJac1 chromosome 22, mJacJac1.mat.Y.cur, whole genome shotgun sequence DNA harbors:
- the Stk38l gene encoding serine/threonine-protein kinase 38-like isoform X2, translated as MKILRKADMLEKEQVAHIRAERDILVEADGAWVVKMFYSFQDKRNLYLIMEFLPGGDMMTLLMKKDTLTEEETQFYMSETVLAIDAIHQLGFIHRDIKPDNLLLDAKGHVKLSDFGLCTGLKKAHRTEFYRNLTHNPPSDFSFQNMNSKRKAETWKKNRRQLAYSTVGTPDYIAPEVFMQTGYNKLCDWWSLGVIMYEMLIGYPPFCSETPQETYRKVMNWKETLVFPPEVPISEKAKDLILRFCTDSENRIGNSGVEEIKGHPFFEGVDWGHIRERPAAIPIEIKSFDDTSNFDDFPESDILQPVPNTTEPDYKSKDWVFLNYTYKRFEGLTQRGSIPTYMKAGKL; from the exons GTGGCACATATCCGAGCTGAAAGAGACATTTTGGTCGAGGCAGATGGTGCCTGGGTGGTCAAGATGTTTTACAGCTTTCAGGACAAGCGGAACCTTTATTTAATCATGGAGTTTCTCCCTGGAG GCGATATGATGACATTGCTAATGAAGAAGGACACCTTGACAGAGGAGGAAACGCAGTTCTACATGTCAGAGACTGTTCTGGCAATCGACGCGATCCACCAGCTGGGGTTTATCCACAGGGACATCAAGCCAGACAACCTTCTGCTGGACGCCAAG ggacatGTGAAATTATCTGATTTTGGTTTATGCACTGGGTTAAAGAAAGCTCACCGGACTGAATTCTATAGAAACCTCACCCACAACCCACCAAGCGACTTCT CGTTTCAGAACATGAACTcgaagaggaaggcagagacatgGAAGAAGAACAGGAGGCAGCTG GCGTATTCCACAGTCGGGACACCGGATTACATCGCTCCAGAAGTGTTCATGCAGACGGGCTACAACAAACTGTGTGACTGGTGGTCTCTGGGCGTGATCATGTACGAGATGCTGATAG GCTATCCACCTTTCTGCTCTGAAACCCCTCAAGAAACATACAGAAAAGTGATGAACTGGAAAGAAACGCTGGTGTTTCCTCCGGAAGTCCCTATCTCTGAGAAAGCCAAGGACTTAATCCTCAG ATTTTGTACTGATTCTGAAAACAGAATTGGGAATAGTGgagtagaagaaataaaaggacatCCCTTCTTTGAAGGTGTAGACTGGGGGCACATTAG GGAGAGGCCCGCAGCCATCCCAATAGAGATCAAAAGCTTTGATGACACTTCAAATTTTGATGACTTCCCCGAGTCTGACATCTTACAACCAG TGCCAAATACCACAGAGCCGGACTATAAATCCAAAGACTGGGTTTTTCTCAATTACACTTACAAACGGTTTGAGGGGTTGACGCAGCGTGGCTCCATCCCCACCTACATGAAAGCTGGGAAGTTGTGA